One Candidatus Aminicenantes bacterium genomic region harbors:
- a CDS encoding ornithine carbamoyltransferase: MKTNMFMGRDWIDAEIDYGKEEWETLIDVALELKRRHALRDDQSGILKGKTLFTMFFNQSLRTRSTFAAGIQQLGGFHVDLEPGKTYTPARKGYDIPYQTERIKDVAEMLSRVGDAIAIRMYGPPAMWRYGFANATMKEFAQFAGIPIINMECDKFHPTQALADLITVKEKFGTFKGLNLTMSFAYSGSIEKPRAVPQSVVLAATKMGMNVTLAHPEGYELDQKIIDQCQAFSKQTDGSFKIINNFDEGFKGAHIVYPKAWGAHTCFNYADENGKVFKAADHAEAKRVNEAAKNWRTTAKQMALVDKQGIYMHCLPADRSQEVDDDVIDGPRSVVIDEAENRLHAHKAIMAMIMGGRL, translated from the coding sequence ATGAAAACCAACATGTTTATGGGGCGCGACTGGATCGACGCTGAAATTGATTACGGCAAGGAGGAGTGGGAGACGCTGATCGACGTGGCGCTCGAGCTCAAACGGCGCCATGCGCTGCGTGACGACCAATCCGGCATTCTTAAAGGCAAAACCCTGTTCACCATGTTCTTCAACCAATCGCTGCGCACCCGCTCCACATTCGCCGCGGGCATTCAGCAGCTCGGCGGATTTCATGTAGACCTGGAACCCGGCAAAACGTATACGCCGGCAAGAAAGGGTTATGATATCCCGTATCAAACAGAAAGAATCAAGGACGTCGCCGAAATGCTGTCCCGCGTCGGCGATGCGATCGCCATCAGGATGTATGGCCCCCCGGCCATGTGGCGTTACGGCTTTGCCAATGCCACGATGAAGGAATTCGCGCAATTCGCGGGAATCCCCATTATCAACATGGAATGCGACAAGTTCCATCCCACGCAGGCGCTGGCTGATTTGATCACCGTCAAGGAAAAGTTCGGCACTTTCAAAGGACTCAACCTGACCATGTCGTTTGCCTATTCGGGGTCAATCGAAAAACCGCGCGCCGTGCCGCAAAGCGTCGTTCTGGCGGCGACCAAAATGGGGATGAATGTGACGTTGGCGCATCCCGAGGGCTACGAGCTGGACCAGAAGATCATCGACCAATGCCAAGCGTTCTCCAAGCAGACCGACGGTTCTTTCAAGATCATCAACAATTTCGACGAGGGCTTCAAGGGCGCGCACATCGTTTATCCCAAGGCCTGGGGCGCGCATACCTGCTTCAATTACGCCGACGAAAACGGCAAGGTTTTCAAGGCAGCGGATCACGCGGAAGCAAAGCGGGTCAATGAAGCCGCAAAAAATTGGCGGACCACCGCCAAGCAGATGGCGCTGGTCGATAAGCAGGGGATTTACATGCATTGCCTTCCGGCCGACCGGTCGCAGGAAGTGGACGATGACGTGATCGACGGTCCGCGGTCAGTCGTCATCGACGAGGCGGAAAACAGGCTGCATGCCCACAAGGCGATCATGGCCATGATCATGGGCGGACGTTTATAG